One window from the genome of Aeromonas sp. FDAARGOS 1405 encodes:
- a CDS encoding glycoside hydrolase family 3 protein, whose product MPITTKLKAVSLGVSLALAGLLVGCNQNDSDPLVKDDAYYRGQAEAMVAKLTLSEKLDLLSGPGYGSANGAINVKQDVPGVAGYINGVLRSADGIDIPALKLADGPAGVRINANRDGDSASYYATAWPIGSLLASSWDVKLVKAVGEAMGDEVRQYGVDILLAPGMNIQRNPLNGRNFEYYSEDPLLTGKIGAAMVNGVESNGVGTTIKHYFGNNSETNRNQINDIGEPRTFREIYLRGFQIAVDEAQPWAVMTSYNKVNGTYVNERKDAVTDLLRGEWKFDGLVMSDWFAGDVANNAYKQVLAGQDLIEPGNVKEQLQQSIAHGDLDEAKVNEAAIHILTLVMKSPSYSQLAISNSPDLTAHAKLARQAGAESMVLLRNEAAALPLAASSTLASFGINQINTYKGGTGSGDVNAASTTTIAQGLAARFPVNEALQSYYRDFYENNKVYHEGQFGAKGYYTCAEAPISGELAALIANAAATQQAAVISIGRQAGEGADRSSGKGDYLLGDDERALIDAVSSAFHAQGKKVVVVLNVNGVIDTAQWSDKVDGILLAYMAGQETGHAVADVLSGAVNPSGKLAQSFPHSYASVPSAGTFPGEDTDGDGEPDDLYYNEGIYVGYRYYSTFEQTVSYPFGFGLSYTSFSYTSPAIASNTLERGSAGSLVLTATITNTGAVAGKEAAQVYVTAPEVKLKKPLIELKAFAKTAQLAPGASEQLSFTIPASILASFDEASNQWIVEPGRYSAYISPSSDVSANTPVSFTVSKEIVVSNTTLGALALPTGVDPASVTTVTR is encoded by the coding sequence ATGCCTATCACCACAAAATTGAAAGCGGTTTCACTGGGTGTCAGCCTGGCGCTGGCCGGCCTGCTGGTCGGTTGCAACCAGAATGACTCGGATCCCCTGGTCAAGGACGATGCCTATTACCGCGGCCAGGCCGAGGCCATGGTGGCCAAGCTGACCCTGAGCGAGAAGCTGGACCTGCTCTCCGGCCCCGGTTACGGCAGTGCCAACGGCGCCATCAACGTCAAGCAGGACGTGCCCGGCGTGGCGGGTTACATCAACGGCGTGCTGCGCAGCGCGGACGGCATCGACATTCCGGCCCTCAAACTGGCGGACGGGCCGGCCGGGGTGCGGATCAACGCCAACCGCGACGGTGACAGCGCCAGCTACTACGCTACCGCCTGGCCCATCGGCTCGCTGCTCGCCTCCAGCTGGGACGTCAAGCTGGTCAAGGCCGTCGGCGAAGCCATGGGGGACGAGGTGCGCCAGTACGGGGTCGACATCCTGCTGGCTCCGGGCATGAACATCCAGCGCAACCCGCTCAATGGCCGCAACTTCGAGTACTACTCGGAAGATCCCCTGCTGACCGGCAAAATCGGCGCCGCCATGGTCAACGGGGTGGAGAGCAACGGGGTGGGCACCACCATCAAGCACTACTTCGGCAACAACTCCGAGACCAACCGCAACCAAATCAACGACATCGGCGAACCGAGAACCTTCCGCGAGATCTACCTGCGCGGCTTCCAGATAGCGGTAGACGAGGCCCAGCCCTGGGCGGTGATGACCTCCTACAACAAGGTCAACGGCACCTATGTCAACGAGCGCAAGGATGCGGTGACCGACCTTCTGCGCGGCGAGTGGAAGTTTGACGGCCTAGTCATGTCCGACTGGTTTGCCGGCGACGTGGCCAACAACGCCTACAAGCAGGTGCTGGCGGGGCAAGATTTGATCGAGCCGGGCAACGTCAAGGAGCAGTTGCAGCAATCCATCGCGCACGGCGATCTCGACGAGGCCAAGGTGAACGAGGCCGCCATCCACATCCTGACCCTGGTGATGAAGAGCCCCTCTTACAGCCAGTTGGCCATCAGCAACAGCCCGGATCTGACCGCCCATGCCAAACTGGCCCGTCAGGCCGGCGCCGAGAGCATGGTGCTGCTGCGCAACGAGGCCGCGGCCCTGCCGCTGGCGGCAAGCAGCACCCTGGCCAGCTTCGGCATCAATCAGATCAACACCTACAAGGGCGGCACCGGCAGCGGGGATGTGAACGCCGCCAGCACCACCACCATCGCGCAGGGACTGGCAGCACGCTTCCCGGTCAACGAGGCGTTGCAGAGCTACTACCGCGATTTTTACGAGAACAACAAGGTCTATCACGAGGGGCAATTTGGCGCCAAGGGCTACTACACCTGCGCCGAGGCGCCGATCAGCGGCGAGCTGGCGGCGCTGATCGCCAATGCGGCCGCCACCCAGCAAGCCGCCGTCATCAGCATTGGCCGCCAGGCCGGAGAAGGGGCGGATCGCAGCAGTGGCAAGGGGGACTATCTGCTCGGCGATGACGAGCGCGCCCTCATCGACGCGGTGAGCAGCGCCTTCCACGCCCAGGGCAAGAAGGTGGTGGTGGTGCTCAACGTCAACGGCGTCATCGATACCGCCCAGTGGAGCGACAAGGTGGATGGCATCCTGCTGGCCTACATGGCTGGCCAGGAGACCGGCCACGCGGTGGCGGACGTGCTCTCCGGCGCGGTCAACCCGAGCGGCAAGCTGGCCCAGAGCTTCCCGCACAGCTACGCCAGCGTTCCCTCCGCCGGCACCTTCCCGGGTGAGGACACCGACGGAGACGGCGAACCGGACGATCTCTACTACAACGAGGGGATCTACGTGGGCTATCGCTACTACAGCACCTTCGAGCAGACGGTCTCCTACCCGTTCGGCTTCGGTCTCTCCTACACCAGCTTCAGCTACACCAGCCCCGCCATCGCCAGCAATACCCTGGAGAGGGGCAGTGCCGGCAGCCTGGTGCTGACCGCCACCATCACCAACACGGGTGCCGTGGCAGGCAAGGAGGCGGCCCAGGTCTATGTGACCGCCCCCGAGGTCAAGCTGAAGAAACCGCTCATCGAGCTCAAGGCCTTTGCCAAGACGGCGCAGCTGGCACCGGGGGCCAGCGAACAGCTGAGCTTCACCATTCCGGCCAGCATCCTCGCCAGCTTCGATGAAGCCAGCAACCAGTGGATCGTGGAGCCGGGTCGCTACAGCGCCTACATCAGCCCCTCGTCGGATGTCTCCGCCAACACGCCGGTCAGCTTCACGGTGAGCAAGGAGATAGTGGTGAGCAACACCACGCTAGGGGCACTGGCACTGCCGACCGGGGTGGATCCCGCCAGCGTCACCACCGTCACTCGCTAA